In Ischnura elegans chromosome 9, ioIscEleg1.1, whole genome shotgun sequence, the following proteins share a genomic window:
- the LOC124166051 gene encoding allergen Tha p 1-like isoform X2, with the protein MKAVLALALVASLAAVQVALAAPAEGDTYTSRFDSINLDEVLASDRLLKNYFDCLMDRKPCTAEGTELKTHIPDALQNECAKCTPKQKEGAEKVITFLMKNKADMWKELSDKYDPSGEYSKKYADRLEKKN; encoded by the exons ATGAAGGCTGTTCTCGCACTCGCCCTCGTCGCCTCCTTGGCCGCCGTCCAGGTCGCCCTGGCCGCCCCGGCTGAAGGGGACACATACACCTCCCGCTTCGACAGCATCAACCTGGACGAGGTGCTGGCCAGCGACCGCCTCCTCAAGAACTACTTCGACTGCCTCATGGACAGGAAACCCTGCACCGCCGAAGGAACTGAGCTCAAGA CCCACATCCCCGATGCCCTGCAGAACGAATGCGCCAAGTGCACCCCTAAGCAGAAGGAGGGAGCCGAGAAGGTGATCACCTTCCTCATGAAGAACAAGGCCGATATGTGGAAGGAGCTGTCCGACAAGTACGACCCCTCCGGCGAATACAGCAAGAAATACGCCGACCGCCTCGAGAAGAAGAACTAA
- the LOC124166051 gene encoding allergen Tha p 1-like isoform X1, giving the protein MKAVLALALVASLAAVQVALAAPAEGDTYTSRFDSINLDEVLASDRLLKNYLECLMDRKPCTAEGTELKARIPEALQNECAKCTPKQKEGAEKVITFLMKNKADMWKELSDKYDPSGQYTKKYADRLEKKN; this is encoded by the exons ATGAAGGCTGTTCTCGCGCTCGCCCTCGTCGCCTCCTTGGCCGCCGTCCAGGTCGCCCTGGCCGCCCCGGCTGAAGGGGACACATACACCTCCCGCTTCGACAGCATCAACCTCGACGAGGTGCTGGCCAGCGACCGCCTCCTCAAGAACTACTTAGAATGCCTCATGGACAGGAAACCCTGCACCGCCGAAGGAACTGAGCTCAAGG CCCGCATCCCCGAGGCCCTGCAGAACGAATGCGCCAAGTGCACCCCTAAGCAGAAGGAGGGAGCCGAGAAGGTGATCACCTTCCTCATGAAGAACAAGGCCGATATGTGGAAGGAGCTGTCCGACAAGTATGACCCCTCCGGCCAATACACCAAGAAGTACGCCGACCGCCTCGAGAAGAAGAACTAA